GCCGCTTTGCGTTATATGAAGGAACATATCGCAAATACCATAATGAACTTGAACTGAAAACCTCTGCCAATACCTTTTTGACCAAAGCACATGAACTGAGTGATCAGATTATGCGTGAAGGTAGTTTTTCCATTTACACTACCGGTAAACCCAGTCAGGATTATGGAACATTATTCTTTAGTGAAAACCTGGAAAACAACAAAGAGGTGGTACTTGGCCGCTTTTATGCCAACAATGTACTGAATGCGGATTCTTGGCCTGGGATGTTCGGCAATTATGAATATTATCCGTTACGTGATCTGGTTCAGGCTTATTTAATGAAAGATGGGTCATTTTATTCTGCGCAAGCTGGATATGACAAGAATACCTTTGTCAAGGAATTCCAAAACCGTGATCCCCGTCTGGCGCAGACCTATGCCTACCCAGGATGGGAACTGATCTACTCGCATACCTATGCACAGGGTGCGGGTCTATATGTGCAACAGCTGGCGAAAAACTTTTCGGGCTACCATCAGATCAAGGGATTTCAAAATATATTAAGCCTGGAAGCGCGCAACAACCTGGATATTCCCTTGTACCGTTATGCCGAAGTCTTATTGAATTTTGCCGAAGCGAAAGCCGAGCTGGGACAGCTGACACAGGCTGATCTGGACCGTAGCATCAATCTGTTACGCAAACGTGCAGGAATGCCGGATATGGCCCTCAATGTGGCTATAGATCCCGTTATGGCAACGCGCTACGCCAATGTCGAAAGCAGCCAGCGTAATCTGGTCTTGGAAATCAGACGGGAACGTCGGGTCGAACTTGCTTTCGAGGGATTCCGTTTCACTGATCTGATGCGTTGGAATGTCGGTGAGTTATTGAAAAATAAACGGGAGGGTATCTACTTCGCTGGATTGGGACAGCATGATATGACAGGTGATGGTATTCCAGATATCGTGTTGCTGGCATCCTCCGGAACTATTCCAGCTGTCAAAGAGAAAAATAGCCTTGGAAGGGAATTGCAATATTATCGTGTAGGACGTTTTGGGCAAGATGTAGGTGTCTTCCTTTCGGATGGAAATAGCGGTACCGTTGAAACCATCGAAAATACAGGGACTTTTGAGGTGCCTAAATTCTATTATCGCCCTATACCACAAGGGGAGATCCTTTTAAATGATAATCTTAAACAAATATTTGGATGGTAATGAACAGTTCAATAACACGTACTTTATATTTCCTTTTCGTAGCATTCTTGAGCTTCGAAACGGTACATGCACAGGAATTTAAGTTTGCATTTTTAACCGATATGCATGTCCATAGCGATTCGACACTTGGTCAGGTGGACCAACGCTTAAAGTCCTTGTCGCCAAAGGTCGAGCTGATCCTGAGCGGCGGCGATAATGTCGATATTGACAATTTAAAACCCGCTGATCTATCGGGTGGTGAGCAACGGCTCAAGCAGTTGAAAAGCCTTTTTGACCGTGTAAAAAAGCCTTACCACATGGCAATCGGCAATCACGACAGATTACCGCGGGATCTGCGGAATGGCAAAAATGACTTTGAGCTCTTTGAAAAGACTTTTGGTCAGACCTATTACAGCTTTGATCATAAAGGTTGGAAATTTATCGTATTAAATAGTGTCGAAACCAAGGATAACCATTACGTCGTTGGTGAAAAACAGTTGGCTTGGTTGCAGGATGTCCTGAAGAATACAGCAAAAGATCAGCCGCTGGTGATTATTTCTCATGTCCCCTTTTTATCGGTCTACTATCCGGTGTTGGAGGGCCGTTATACCGCCGCGGATACCTTTATCAATCAGAAGCAGATATTTGACCTTTTTAAAGAGCATAGCCTCAAGCTGGTGCTGCAGGGCCATATGCATTTGTATGAAGAAATTAAAGTCAAAGGTGTTCAGTTTATAACAGCAGGAGCAGTGTCAGGAAATTGGTGGAGCGGAAGTTTCGAGGGGACTGTACCAGGCCATCTTGAAGTGGATGTGAATGGAAAAGACTTCAGCTGGAACTATGTGAAATAAACTGATATTCTGCCTGATACGGTTTTTTAGCAAAAGGTTTGGTTTTTACATCAAAAGTTAATTCGTTCGCCAAATATAAGAACTCCTTATAGTCAGATTGTTTTTGATTGTAGTGGATGTGAAGATGTCCGATTCCAAAAGTTTTTCGTACGGAATCGGACAATTTCAACCTGTTATCTTTTGACTGCAATTTTGTACGGTGAATAGTGGGTTACCAAGGAATCTCACCTGTTGCAGGGTTTGTCTCTTCGCAGAAAAATTTTCCTGTGGCCAATGCAGCGCTCAAAGAGAATAAAAAAATAATGTGGGTGCTTGTGATTTTCTTATTTAACATTATTGGCAGCGTCGAGCCAAACGCAGGTTCGATATTTATATCCTGACAGGTAGGCAGGACCTATCCAGTCAGATGTCGGATTCTTTCAAATCCTGCTCATACCAAAACGATAAGCTTCGCTTTAAACTAAACTGCCGCGAACAAAATTGGCTATAGCTAGAAATGTTATCTTTGTTACTATGAAATTATATGGTTATTTAATTACGTTATCCAGTATTGTTTTGCTATCATTTACAAAGCAACACAACGCAATTCACAAAAGGTGGAAACTCGTTGCCGAGGAAATATCCCATCTTAATTTTGATTATACAAAACAGGAAGGATCCAGGGACAGGCTTGATTCCATTAAAAATGAAACGGTCCAATTCCTGCCGGATGGTTCATTTAAATCAGGTGATGGAGATGGTACTTACATTGTAACGAAAGACTCCATTCATGTAAATCTCAATGGAAAGAAGAGGACTTTTAAATACACATTGCATCATTCAAAATTAGTTTTGGAAACCTATATTAAGGATAGTAGACGTATTGTAAGATCAAGACTTTACTTGGAATAGGCGGGTTCCGGCCTGACCTATATCGGTGCGATCCGGCACATTGAACGAAGGGTACCGCCAAGAAGATTTAATAAGATGTCGCAGGCATTATAATCACTGTGGGATACCGTATACCGTAAGAGTTGATCCAGGGTTAGGTAGATATTCCCATTGGGATAATCGTCCCGAATGGGGCTTCATGTATTTTCAAGCAGTTCATCATTCCGACTGTCGCATTTTTCTGAGCGATAATTTCTTGTAGTTGTTTTTTTAATTGCTGCGTCGATTGTGCTTTGAGCTGAACAGTGATGACCAGCAAGGTAATGATCAGGAATATATTTTTCATCGAAATTGTTTAAAGCTTCTTAAATTCGAATGGAATTTGCAGACTATCTCCTGATACCATCGCTTTTAATTGTGTGCCATCTCGCCAATATTTTATCCTATTTGGGAATGGCAGGGAGTCATTCTGTTTTATTTTCACTCTTAAGCAGTGGCAGAGCCATATCCTATAAAATTTTAAACAATCGATTGCACGACTTTAAGTTTTCTCCAATTTGATTAAATCTCCTATATTTCAGGTACTGAACTGTTTTATAAACAAAAGGAAACACCAATCACCTAAATAAAGAACATGAGATTTAAGTTACTTTTAGTTGCATTAGCGTTAATAGCCGCGGAAAATGGATTCGCACAGAAAAAGGAGAATAAACCGCAGGACTGGCTGATCAGTGGCGCCGCACCGTACCAATCCCAAATTGCGGTCGATGGCCAGAATATTGTCTTGGACAATGGGCTCGTGCGCCGCTCCTTTTGGATCAAGCCAAATGCTTTCTGCTATGATTTTACCAACTTAACTACAGGACAGCAGCTGATTCGTGCCGTACAGCCTGAGGCTCTATTGCAGCTCAACGGCAAGTGGTATAATGTCGGTGGGGTGCATGGGCAGAAGGAACGCGCTTATCTGCGACCGGAATGGATGCCCATATTTACGGCAAAACCTGAAGATTTTAGTTATGTCAAACATGAGGTCAGTGAACTGGATCCACTGCTGCCCTGGAATGGGGACAAGTGGTGGTCTACACATAAGGCCGCCGGAAAAGGGAAGGTCCTGACCTTTACCTATGCTGCTCCGGCCGCCGCAGCATTATCCGGAATCGAAGTGAAAGTGCATTATGCCATCTACGATGGGATCCCGCTGATCAGTAAATGGGTAACCATTCAGAACGGCGGTAATCAGACGGTGCAGATCAATCAGGTGATTAATGAAAAGCTGGCGCTGGTCGAAGAAGAAAGTGCTGTGGTGGGTTCGGTCGAGGATATGAAAAAACAGCATGGCCTTTACGTCGAAAGTAATTTTGCGTTTAATAATGCCATGCGTTATCACCTAAGTGATCAGTCTTTACACTGGAAAGCGGATTCTGCCTATACCTCACAGGTGAATTACGACTTGAAAACGCCGGCGATCATGGAGGTGTATCCGACGGTGGGGGTAGGTGTCAAGCTCGCCGCAAAGGACAGCTTTAGCTCGATCCGCTCCTGGGAACTGCTGATGGATAGTTATGATCGGGAGCGCCGTGGACTGGCCATTCGAAAGATGTATAGGACCATTGCGCCATGGACCACCGCCAATCCGATCTTTATGCACCTGGTAAGCAAAAAGGACGAGCAGGTCTACACTGCCATTGACCAGTGTGCCGCCACAGGATACGAAGCTCTCATCCTTAGCTTTGGCAGCCATGTAAATATGGAGGATACAACAGCCGCAAACCTTGTAGCGTTGAAAAAGCTGGCAGACTATGCGCACCGCAAAAATATTAAAATAGGAGCCTACTCTTTATTTAGTTCGCGCAAGATCAGCGAAGCGGATGATATTATCAACCCGAAGACGGGAAAGACAGGTGGTACTTTTTTCGGGAATGCACCTTGTTTTGGCTCAAACTGGGGGATAGGTTATGCCCAACGGATCAAAACATTTTTTGAAAAAACAGGATTTGATATCTGGGAAAATGATGGCCCTTTTCCGGGTGATCAGTGTGCTTCAACAAGCCACCCCGGTCATCATGGACTTGAAGATAGCCAATGGGTGCAATTTAATATGCAAAAGCAGCTCTATCATTGGCTGAATGCCCGCGGCGTATATATCAATTCACCGGACTGGTACTTTTTGGATGGTTCCAACAAGACAGGGATCGGGTATCGGGAAGTGAACTTTTCACTGCCCCGTGAAAATCAGCGCATCCTCAACAGGCAAAATATCTTTGATGCACTCTGGGAACAGAACTCGTCCATGGGCTGGGGATTTGTACCCTTAACTGCTTATCAGGGTGGTGGAATAGAGGCGGTATTGGAACCGCTGCATGAGCATCAGGAGGATTATAAACAGCTGATGATGCAATATTATGGTGCTGGTGTGCAGGCCTGCTACCGCGGTCCCCGTCTCTATGATACGGAGCAGACCAAGCAGACAGTGATTGATGTCATCCAATGGTATAAAAAATACCGCACGATCCTCAATGCTGACCTGATCCATCTGCGCCGTGCGGATGGCCGCGATTGGGATGGCTTTTTGCATGTGAATGCAGCTGAGAAAGGGCGTAAGGGATTGGGTATGCTATTTAACCCGTTGAAAACTGCAATCACACGGACCATTGAGATCCCTCTTTACTACACGGGCTTAGGGGGAAGTGCGAAAATAACCTTTGATGACAAGACCGTAAAGACAGCATCTTTAGATCATCTGGCTAGAACGACAATGACCATTACCATACCGGCCGAGAGCTACCGCTGGTTTACGGTGGAATAGAATCTCTGGAGGAGGTGCCATTTGACCAAAGCGGCATTAGCGGCCAAGGTGATCCATCAGAACATAGATTACACAATGAAGCTGCGGGAAGATTCCAGCAAAAGAATAAGTGTAGTATCTGTTTCTGTCAGCCATTGGCCACTTGCAGCTCTGGAATTTAGCCTTTTACATCTTTAAGGGATGCACCGAAGTTGATATGTAAAACATTGCCATCCGGGGTAATCAGTGCGGGTACTGACTGGACGCCTAATTTTTCAGCTTCGCCAATGCGGGATCTGTCTTCACCGATATTGACAATTTCTACGTTGGATTCGCCGATAAGACCAATAATGTCTTGCTCTGCGCTGACACATACAGGGCAGCCAGCGTGATAAAAAGTTGATTTTTTCATATTTATTGAATCATTAAGTGATGACTTTATTGCCAATACAAACTTAGTTAGGAGACTTAACTCGCCACTGATCCAGAAGGAAGAAATCTAGAAAATAACTGGTGGAGGGATGGTTTGTTAATATACCTTAATGTTTGTTAAATCTTTGTTTCGCGCTATAAATATTTGTAAATAAAGTTGTTAATTAGTTGTAAACGGGAATATGATGGTTTCTGAATTTATTAAAAATAAGCATTTGGCGAATCGTGCCGGATTTGGAATCAGCCTCCAGCAGATCGCCGCCTTCGAACAGCAGTCTAACGCTGATGTTTGGCAAGTGTATTCCGCTGTACGGGAATTTGAACCGATCAACTTTAACAGAGATGAGGTGAATTTTGATTATGTAACTCTTTCAAAACTGAAAGCTGCGGAGAAAAAACAGATACAACAGCGTAACCGGCAGCGCAATATTGAAATTAACCTCAATTTTCTGACAGCTATGGTTCATTCCGAGGACCAACTGCGGGAGAAAATGGCTTTTTTCTGGCATGGACATTTTGCCTGCCGGGTAGTCAATTCAAAATTCAGCGTACACATACTCAATGAAATTAGAAAAAATGCGCTCGGAAATTTTCGCGATCTCTTGTTTGCCGTTTCCAAAGCCCCGGCTATGCTCAGTTTCCTCAACAACCAGCAGAATAAAAAAGGGCATCCGAATGAGAATTTTGCAAGGGAGGTCATGGAACTTTTCACGATGGGACGCAGTCATTATACTGAAGCGGATGTGCGGGAGGCCGCACGCGCATTTACGGGCTGGTCCTATGATAAGGATGCCAGATTTATAGAAAGGAAAAAGTTTCATGACCCAGGTCCGAAAACATTTTTGGGGAAAACAGGAAATTTTGATGGAAATGCTGTCCTGGATATTATTTTGGAACAACCGGCAACCGCAAGATTTATTACAGACAAATTATATCGTTTTCTGGTCAATGAACAAGTAGATAACGAAATCGTAAATAGCCTGGGTAAGGAATTCTATGAATCTGGGTATGACATAAAGCGGCTGCTTGACAGCATATTTACCTCCGCTTGGTTTTACGAAACCAAAAATATTGGTAGCAAAATAAAATCACCGATAGAACTTATGGTGGGTATTATGCGGATGCTCCCCATGAAGGTCGAAAAGCCTGAAAACCTGATTGTGTATCAAAAATTATTGGGACAGATGCTATTATATCCCCCCAATGTAGCTGGATGGCCCTCGGGAAAGGCTTGGATCGACAGTTCGACCCTTTTGCTCCGGATGCAGATACCCCAGATATGGAGCGGACTCCGACCACTTGATCTCAATCCGCGGGAGGATGACGACCTGGACATGGGCTTAAGGCAAAATCGGAAGCTGGCCAAAGCCTTCAAAAATCCGAACATGTCGATCGCTTGGCAACAGATCGAAGCTGCATTTGCTGGAAGGGAGCCGACAGAGCTCTTATTGCAAAAGAAACCGTCCTTTAAACAGCGTATACTGGAAAAATACGCTGCTGGAAACACCAGGATGTCCATTATTGAAACGATGAGTATTCCCGAGTATCAGCTCTGTTAGCTAAGCTAAAAAATACGACCATGATCATCAAAAGACGCGAATTTCTTAAAGTAGGATCCCTAGCAACAGCATCTATGTTACTGCCCAATTTTTTGAAGGCAATGACTTTGCCAAATGCCTTGGAAAGAGAGCAGAAAGTCTTGGTTATTTTACAATTGAGCGGTGGAAATGATGGACTTAATACAATCATTCCCCGACGCAATGATATCTATTTTCGTGAGCGGCGGACCATTGCCGTCGAGAATGCACTTCCGCTCACGGATGAAGCAGGTATTAACCCGGCTCTAGGCTTCTTTAAAGAGCTATTTGATAATGGAGAACTGGCCGTGCTCAATAACGTCGGCTACCCCAATCCGGATAAGTCGCATTTCCGGAGCATGGATATTTGGCAGAGTGCGAGCCGGAGCGATGAGTATCTGGAGACCGGCTGGTTGGGACGGTATCTTGATGAAGCCTGCTACGACTGCACACATCCTACCCAAGCGCTGGAAGTCAATGATATGCTAAGTCTCGCCCTCAAAGGAAAGCAGAAAAAGGCTTTTGCCTTTAAGGATCCTAAAAAACTCTATCAAACCAGTCGTGAAGAATATTTTAAGTCGCTTTATGAAGACCATCAACATGAGGATGAAACAGTGGGTTATCTCTATCAGACATTGGGCGAGACAATCAACAATGCGGACTATATCTTTGAGAAGAGCAAAGCGAAGTCTACGGTAGCTGCTTATCCCGATTCGGTATTGGGAAAGGATTTCAGGACAATCGCCTCACTGATCAAATCGGATATCAATACACAGGTTTACTATCTACAGATCGGCAGTTTTGATACGCATATTAACCAGCGACAACGACAGGAGGGTTTATTTCGGACCATTAATGATGCGGTAGAAGCATTTGTTGGTGATCTTAAGAAAAATGGGCTTTTTCAGCATGTGATGCTGATGACTTTTTCGGAATTTGGCCGTAGGGTAGCACAAAATGCCAGTAATGGTACAGACCATGGAACGGCTAATCAGCTTTTTTTTATCTCAGGTGGTTTAAAACACAAGGGACTGCGCAATGCTTTGCCGGATCTTGAGCATCTAAACGAGGGAGATTTGATTTATTCGGAGGATTTCAGAAAAGTGTATGCTACGCTACTCAAGAACTGGCTAAATGTGGACTCTTCCAAAATATTGGGCTGGAAAAATGGGATTTATGATTTTATCTAAATAGGTTTGACTTCTTGACTGGGAACTTGATCGCCACTAGGTATTTTTACGTTTTTTATTGAGATTTAAGTATTATTACGTGATTTTTAGCTCTTGCGTTGTTTTTTATTTTTTTTATCTACATCTTTAATTCGTTATAAACGTAAAATTTGAGTCCATTACATAACCTTCCTGAAGAAACCTTGATTCTTTTACTGAAAAAAAAGAACCAGCAAGCCTTTAGCTATCTATATGATAACTATATGGATGCGCTCTATGGGGTGGTGTGTCGTATCGTAGCATCCTCTGAACATGCCGAGGAGGTGATTCAAGATGTATTTGTTAAAATTTGGAAACACGTCGATCTTTTTGACGCCGAGAAAGGCAGATTATATACATGGATGATCAATATTGCGCGCAACACGGCATTGGATTACCGAAAATCTAAGGGCGTGGTGAACGAATTGAAAAACCAACCGCTCTCAAATATCGTAAATACAGAAGAAGAACAAGATCAAAGCCAGAGCGAACAGAGCGCAAAAGCAGATTTTATTGGATTCAAAAATATTTTGGATAAATTAAAGCCTGAATGTCGTATATTGATCGAGATGGCTTACTATGAAGGATATACGCAACAGGAAATTGCTGAACAGCTCGATGTTCCTTTGGGTACCGTAAAAACACGGACCAAAGCTGCATTTTTACAGTTAAAACAATTATTAAAGGACTTTCGTTAATTTTGGATATTGCAGCATACATATCATCAGGGATTATTGAATCATACGTTTTAGGGCTCGCATCTGAAGAGGAAGTAAGCATCCTGAACTGTATTCGAAAAAATAATGTCGAAGTGGAACAAGCCATTGCCGAGGCCGAAAAAGCGCTCGAGGGATTGGCCGATATCCAAGCGATACAAATGCCTGTTGCCTTAAAAGACGATATTTGGAATAGACTTGAAGCTGAAAACCTGGTCGCTAAGGATGACCAGATAGCTGATTTGCCAGCAGAACAAGCACTGTCCGACGATACTGCTCTTCAATCCCCAATATCGGGCTCTGAAGAAGAAATTAAATCACTCGCACTACGTAAGTATTACGGCTGGGCGGTAGCGGCAAGTGTATTACTTGCACTCAGTATCGGTGCAAATTTATTTTTCTACCAACAGCAGAAGGAGAATAAGGAGATGCTAGTCCAGGCAAATGCCACGCTAGATATGCAAAACTCCACATTGGTTGTTTTACAGGATAAATGGAGCCTGGTGCAAAATCCGGCGGTGAAAACTATTGCACTAAAAGGTGTTGAAAATAAACCTGATCTACACGCACTCGTATTTTGGGATCAGACTTCAAAAGCAGTATACCTTAGTCTTGAACAGATGCCGGCTGCGCCAAAAGGCAAGCAGTATCAATTGTGGGCCATGGTCGATGGTCAGCCTGTAAGTGCTGGCGTATTTCCATTGAATGGCAAAGAAGCGATGGCCAACAAAATGCTTGATATTCCTAAAGCACAAGCCTTTGCAATTACACTCGAAGATGAGGGGGGCAAAGCTGTACCTACGCTCACCGAACTTTGTGTGATGGGCAGCATATAAAAAGGTATACTGCCCTCATTGTTCTATTTCTTCAACATTATCCTCTTATTTACTGTCCGAAGTATTCTGCTGGTATTCAAATATTTCAATAATGTTTTCGGCCAATTCTTTACCATAATGCCGCTCTACCAGATAAAGTGCAGCATCTATTCCCGCAGTTATTCCAGCTGTGGTGATCAAGCGTTTTTGATCGACAAATCGAACAGCACGTTTGACGATACTTTTCGGGTTGTGCTGTTCTAAAGCATCCAGCAGCATGGCGTGGGTCGTAATTTCATAATGATCCAGAATACCGGTTTTGGATAGCAGCATGCTTCCGGTACAAACTGTAAAAATAATCGTGCCCCGGTCATAGTGATCTTTTACCCACTTCATTAATGTTTGCTGAAAATCATTATCCTGTAGGTATTCCATGACGCAATCGGGATTGGCTCCCGGAATAACAATCATATCCGGAAGGGGAGCGGTTTTTATGCTGTGCGTTGGGATGATTGCCATGGTCGCTGCTTCCATTTGCACGGTTTCTCTGGTCTTCCCGACGGTATAACAATGATAACTTCCGGGAGCGATAACATTGGCCTTGATAAATACATCCAGTGGGCCATTGAGATCAAGTGCTTCGACCTGATCATAAATTAAAAATGCGACATTCATGCTTTTGCTGTTTTGGTTTGAATTCATCATGATATACAAGTTGTTGTTCTTTAAATTGGGACATAGTTTTCCCTGCCGGTGATTGAATACCAGCATTTTTTGTGATTTTAATAAGACGAAATGGATTACTCGCTACCTTTGCAGGTCTTCCGGAATTGAACAGGAGAAATGGAGAGATATTTCAGAAATAGGCGCCGAAGGGAGACCACATTTCCAAATCCGCATTTTTGAGCAATCATAGCTGGGCTCATATCGGTATATTCCAACATGTTTTTGGCCTGATCCAATCGCATTTTCTCCAGAAACTTACCGGGTGTCATACCCGATTCTTTGAGAAATACCCGTGAGAAATTACGGACACTCATATGGACCGATTCCGCCATATAGTCTATACTGACCGCTTGGCCAAGCTTATCTTTGAGCAAATCCCTGATTGCCTTGGTGAAGGGCGATAACAGGTCATAGTCGCCAACCAGGTCTCCAAATTGGGTCTGTACACCTGGACGTTTCAAATATAGCACAAGATGTTTGGCTACTTCAGAAGCTAAAGGTTTTCCAAAATCTTCTTCCAATAGTGCCAAGGCGAGATCTATTCCTGAGGTTACTCCACCTGAGGTATAGATGCCCTCATCACGGATAAAAAATGGATTGACATTGACTTCAAGCTCGGGATAGTCCTTTTGCAGGATAGCAGCATATTTCCAATGGGTCGTGACCTGTTTACCTCTTAATAATCCCGCTTTGGCCAAAACAAATGCCCCGACACAGACTGATCCGATACGTCTTACACTTGTGGCCCGACGTTGCAGGTAGCTGTAAAGGCCAGTGTTGACTTCATCCAGCACGCTAAGTTCGGTACCGGCAACGAGTAGCGTATCTATCGGAAAATCATCATCATCAATGGAATGCCCGCAGGTAAGGGGAATTCCAGCACTTGAATATACGATCTTATCTGAGGTACTGGATATCAGCTCCACTTCATACTTCAGTGCACTATCATCTGGCAAAAAGTGGTTGGCAGACATAAATACATCAC
The window above is part of the Sphingobacterium sp. ML3W genome. Proteins encoded here:
- a CDS encoding helix-turn-helix domain-containing protein codes for the protein MENTAKQTEIKTIALLILPGVQLLDVAGPCDVFMSANHFLPDDSALKYEVELISSTSDKIVYSSAGIPLTCGHSIDDDDFPIDTLLVAGTELSVLDEVNTGLYSYLQRRATSVRRIGSVCVGAFVLAKAGLLRGKQVTTHWKYAAILQKDYPELEVNVNPFFIRDEGIYTSGGVTSGIDLALALLEEDFGKPLASEVAKHLVLYLKRPGVQTQFGDLVGDYDLLSPFTKAIRDLLKDKLGQAVSIDYMAESVHMSVRNFSRVFLKESGMTPGKFLEKMRLDQAKNMLEYTDMSPAMIAQKCGFGNVVSLRRLFLKYLSISPVQFRKTCKGSE